The stretch of DNA GGCTCTTTGCCATTGATAACACCACTGGCCTCATCACTATAAGAGAACGACTAGACagggaggaatctcctgtacACAAACTAACTGTTTTGGCAAGTGATGGCAGTTCAACTCCATCAAGAGCAACAGTGACTGTTAATGTCACAGATATTAATGACAATGTCCCATCAATAGACACAAGATACATCATCAATCCAGTGAATGGGACAGTACTTTTGTCTGAGAAGGCTCCCCTTAATACGAAAATTGCGTTGATAACAGTAATGGACAAGGATGCTGATCTGAACGGAAAAGTTACTTGTTTTACAGATCATGATGTCCCTTTTAGGCTAAAACCAGTGTTTGATAATCAGTTTCTCCTGGAGACAGCCACATTTCTGGATTATGAAGCCACAAGGGAATATGCCATTAAAATAGTGGCTTCAGATTCAGGGAAGCCTCCCTTAAACCAGTCTGCCATGCTCCTGAtcaaaattaaagatgaaaatgaCAATTCCCCAGTTTTTACACAGCCTATCATAGGTCTTTCCATCCCTGAAAACAATGCTCCTGGTACTCAGCTAACGAAGATAAGTGCTACGGATGCTGACAGTGGGCGCAATGCTGAGATCAGCTATATCCTGGGTTCTGATGCGCCCCCTATTTTCAACCTTGACCGCCGTACAGGCATTCTCACAGCAGTGAGAAAGCTGGACAGAGAAAAGCAAGACAGGTACTCCTTCACTGTGCTGGCTAAGGATAACGGGATGCCACCCTTGCAGACCAACGCTACTGTGACAGTGTCTGTCCTGGACCAGAATGATAACAGCCCAGCTTTCACACATAATGAATATAATTTCTATGTGCCAGAAAACTTACCCATGTATGGCACAGTGGGGCTTATCACAGTTACAGATGCTGACTCCGGAGAGAATGCTGCAGTCACTCTCTCTATATTAAATGGTAGAGATAATTTCATTATAGATCCACTTACTGGTGTAATAAGACCTAATATTACCTTTGATAGGGAACAGCAGGGGTCGTATACTTTCCAGGTGAAAGCTGTGGATGGAGGAAGACTGCAGCGTTCCTCAACTGCCAAAGTGACCATCAATGTTGTTGATGTAAATGACAACAGGCCTGTTTTTGTTATTCCTTCATCTAATTATTCGTATGAGTTGGTTCCAACATCAGCCACTCCAGGGTCTGTAGTTACTAGAGTCTTTGCAGTTGATAATGACACAGGAATGAATGCAGAGCTCCGCTATAGCATCATAGGTGGGAACTCAAGGGGCTTGTTTACAATTGACCAATTAACAGGCAATATTACTTTGAAAGAGAAGGTAATTACATCAGATCATGGCTTGCACAGACTGGTGATAAAAGTCAATGACCTAGGACAGCCGGAGTCTCTTTATACTATAGCTCTTGTGCATTTGTTTGTGAATGAGACAGTTACCAACAGTTCCTACATACAAGAGCTAGTGCGCAGGAACATGGAAACTCCAATTGGCCAGAATATTGGGGATGGTGAGATAACCCCACAAACCAATGATTATGTCAAGATCATCATTGCCATTATTGCAGGCACTATGACGGTTATTCTGGTAATTTTTGTAACTGCTTTAGTACGATGCCGCCAGACGCCTAGGCACAAGGTTGTCCAAAAAAACAAGCAGAGTGGTGAATGGGTTTCCCCAAACCAAGAGAACAGGCAgataaagaagaagaagaagaagaagaagcgcTCTCCAAAAAGTCTCCTCCTCAACTTTGTGACTATTGAAGAATCTAAACCTGATGATCCTGGCCACGAGCACATAAATGGCACTTTAGACATTCCTGTAGAACTAGAAGAACAGACTATGGGAAAATATAACTGGGCCACTACACCAACCACATTTAAGCCTGATAGCCCAGATTTAGCAAAGCACTACAAGTCTGCTTCTCCGCAGCCTACCTTTCAAATTAAACCTGAGACTCCTGTACCCCCCAAGAAGCACCATGTCATTCAGGAACTGCCTCTAGATAACACCTTTGTGGTGGGCTGTGACTCACTTTCCAAGTGCTCATCAAGCAGCTCGGACCCTTACAGTGTTTCTGAATGCAGCTGTCAAGGAGGCTTCAAGACCCCAGGCTCCATACACACCAGACAGGTAATGGAAGTTTTAAGgtgctctctttctccttcctttcttacTTTGCCATTCCGATAACTCTAGCTCTAAGCACTGCAAAATAACTTAATGCAAGGATTAGAAGTTTGAAAGGTCATGTTTGATCAAGGCATTGAAAAGTAAACAATACGAGATTCATCAGTGTTaagggagaaaattaaaataacatgaCTGTTGGCTCTAAGGAAATTGAATTATTACATTGGTGGGTATTCCTGACTGCAGATGGCAGTATGGCACTTCCTGCATTACTGCAGTACCTAGTGCAGCTCTGTAAGGCAGAGAGGGGTTATGGTACTGTCCTCTGTGGTATTGTATGCTCAAGAATTGAAGTAATCTAGGCCAGGTGGAAAGCAATAAAGCTTTACAGGATCTGATAAGTGGTTCTTAATATTAATGGAGTCTGGAATTGCAGCCTTCATTTGGACATAGCTTCACTTCAAGGTCTCTCAAAAGCAGGCAAGGATTTTCCTCTTTAGAGTTTCAGTGCCATTTTCAGACTAGAAGCATACTGGACTACTTAAATCTGGTGGAATGGCACAGACAAGAGGCAAAGTCAAGGGAAAACTAGAAGCATCGGTATTAATTGCTCTCACTTAGTCACTGCTGTACCTGATAAACCAGATATTAGCTTCTCAGAAATTCAGTACAGCAACAGAAATGTCTAAAGAATCGTGAGCTTAAAACGAAGAACCAAAGTCCCTTTTATTAGTCAAGCCCCTACAGAAAGGCTTTAAGTCACTGGAAATTGAATCTAATGTCTATCCGTATTCTGGAAAGTTTCACTGATAATAAAGCTTTGCTGTTtgtctgtttacttctctttcttcagaaatatcaCAAAGTTTTCAATGAAAGTAGTTTTCTAGTTAAGCTTTAATTGGTCAAGGAATTAgtcattaaagaaacaaatatttcaggAGAGTTTATTGTATTCTTGATAATATGTTTTAATACTGTTGCTTGGGAGCAAACCTCAGCATGACTAAGACTGTTAGACTCTTTGCTCCAGCtgaggttttgaattttttttctctgggctTTGTTTTATTACCATTATAGTGATAACAAAATTTACCTAAAACAAGCTTCTCATTGAAAGTAGTCATCTTATTTTTGAAAATTGCAGGATGGgttgtttattttattctgctttatttccCTTACCCACACAAATCTGTGCAATAGTCCATATCATTACGCTTTATAAAACTTTCAACATTTTCTGAGACACATTAAGAGAAAAATTGAAGggggaaaatttttttcttatttttaagacatGACAGCAGTGAAAAATGTATAGCTTTTTGAGATTTGAGTATTTTCTATTAAAGATATTTGAATGTGTTAATTTATATCACACATTAGAAAAGCTGCTTGctaatttgtttctctgtttgaaCTCTCGTAACTCTGAGGAGGGTGGTgtcattttcagcatttctgtaggCCTGATCTAAGTGATTTTTCATTTGAGTTCTGGTATAGTTCCTCTGATCCAAAAAGATTCTTCCATTGTCTGCCCAAATACACTTTGTCATGCAGTAATGCTGCTAACAAAGAAAGCAAGCTCCTGACTCTTCAGGTTTATACTAATGTGGTTCTTCCATAGAAGGGCCTTTTAAAGTAGAATGGAAAGCAATTCTCTTCTGCAGAAGTTGGTTGGggaaaagagcattttcttttatctgtacCTTAAAGGTCAATGACAGGGGCTTCCTATCTGGAAGAGCAGAAtagaactggtttttttttaacactcattACCTGATATTGGCTTATCTTCATATAGCTGTACCTGGAATTATATTAGTGTGATGTGCTGAATATATCAAAAAAATTAATGTTACTGTTTGTATTGATTTTGTTAAATCTACAGTGTCCTTcatttaggtttgttttttttgtatgaaAGTGATCACATTGTTGGAGAAAATTTAACTACTCACTATCAATGGCCTTTTACAGTAATTTGAAAACAACATTTACCTTTAAACATGCgaattcacatttttattacttaaataaagtaatttcataaatgcatttatttacataaacGGGGCAAGAAAGACCACTAGAGTTAAATCCTTTGTGGTGAACCGTGATCATAAAGGCAGAATTGTATTTCACTGTAAGTAAAGCCAAGCAAAGTATTCTTAAATCTCAACAGATCTTTAAAAAGTCAGTCTTAATCCtaaactggttttgtttattgTAGTCTGTGTAGTTTTATCTCCTGTGGGGCTATAGAACGTGGCTCAGGACAGACTAACTTAGAGTTGTCACTGTTAGACAGTGAAGAAatgaaacaaccaaaaccaagctTCTGCCTCAGTGCTTCACATGTCGTGTTCTCCTGCCATCCTCCAGCCTTGGAGACTAACAGATTGTTTGTCATTAATGATGCATTTGTGTTGTGCCCTCTCTGAATTTTCAGAAAATTGTAGCACATCCTGGAGAATTGAAGGATACTAAATTCAGTTAAAAAGGGTGcttgtttgaaaaatgaaaataatggctaatatgagaaaaaatattttactttatcaCTAACAATTACTGTAACACATCCCTTCTACAAGCTAAAAGCTTTCTGAAGGAGATTAAAGAAGACTACATTCACTGTGAAGATATCTCTTCAGTTTCTAATAGGTCCTGATATTAATAGGCCACACATCTCAACTGTTCTTAGTTTTGTCCATGCAAGACTTTCTATTAAGATATTTGAAATAATATTGAGTTAAAgctaaaaatatatgttttccttTGAAGCTCTAAATTTTGTGTATGTCTGAATGGTATTGATTCaggtttttaaagaaaggaaattatgTCTTTGCTTTACTGCTAAATTTGTCTAAGTGATCTATAAAATGACAGAAAGTCATTATAACAGTTGTACTCAAAAAGCATGCAAGAGAAGATTGAAAggtttttctactgaaaaaacaAGTTATGTCTTTAGTGGTCATGTGGGCAAATAAAGCAAGCAATGGAACAGCTGAAATTTTTATGGAGAAGGAATCAGAGACTCCTGAAGCAGCTGAGGACACGTAGAACCATCAACTACAGGAAGTTGAAGAGGGAAAAGTATGGTCCCAGTGTAATCTCCCGTAAGAGAGATCAAGCTTCTGTTGTGCTTGTATGTGAGAAAGGGCGGCAAAGAAGGGagatattaatattattttgaagTTATACTGTAGGAATTAATAAATACTAGTGACAGTAGACATTCAGAATAGCATGCTTCCTTTGGGGATGTAGTAGAGAGAAttcttttaaagaagttttaCCAAATGATAAATAGTGAAAGGGCTTCTTATTCATAACAAGGTTTTTCAAACTAGGGTATTTGGAGGCTCATAAAATCAAACTCACTTTCAGTCAGATTTTCATTGTTTTGGAAGTCTTGAGCCTCATAGAAAGATGCGTTTCTTCGGTAGAAAATCATACAGCATCTTTAAAGTTTATCTGTCTGCAAGCTTTGTAAAAGCTCAATTGCTTTTGGCATTTATTTTAGTGAGAGCAGACTATGTGAAGTATTCCATACTGACACAAATCTTCTAATTCTTTTTGCATTTGCATTGGAAtgatgaaaagaaaggagagtttATTCCAATGTAGTTTTCATGTAGTACgtaacacaatttaaaaatctgaaatctttgcTCAAGTACTTTAAACAACATTCAGCCAATTCGAATTCCTGTCTAGGTATCAACTTGTCTATTCAGGGCATGAATAATTACAGAGTACAATGTAATCTCTGGTAGCTTGGCTCAAAGAAGCTACCTCCACAAAAGTTCGTTAGAACTGCCCGTGCCTCATCCTTCTTCTTGtccctttcttttaattaatGCTATTTCAGACattcttttaatttgaaaatagtGTAATTTGTAAGTATATAGTGTTTAGTATAAGTGTGTAATGTACAGTATAAGTGTACAAGAACAGtagaaatctttgaaaataaacacCTGGTTGATCAGAAAGGGTCCTGTGACATTTAGTACTGTCATTTTAAGCTTAAACTTAAGAACAAGTGTTATCTGACTTTGAGTTAGTGAAGAAACATGAGTGTTCATGAAAGCAGCACTGGAGGACTTGGTTTAGTTTCAGTCCACCTCTTCCACTGATAGAGCTGGAAGGTGCAGTCATGCCCTGAATCTATGATTACGTGTTCTTTTGGTGGTTCTTCCTGCTTCACAGTGGACTCCAGTGTATATGTTAATTTAGTTCCACTGCCAGCACACTATACCATCTTTAGGAAGTTGTTAAGGGAGTGAACAGGCGTGCAGATTGATTTGTCTCATATTTACTAATGCAAATCTTCATTAGTTGATTCTAGTTGCCAGGATTCTATCATCTGTGAACATATCCATACTTAGGAATAGAAATTTCAGATGACACAGTGATGTTTGCTGAACTTGTTTGTTAGAAACTGACTGGAGATAGACATTATATTCCTTACAGAAATCTGAATGGGAAGTAGATCTCATTTAAAATGCCTAGCCTTTTGGGGGCCCTCCTGTCTCATTAGCAGCTGCTTTGACCTGCTTACAATTATGAtatattttctgatgtttttttattctgattttaaatgtgGTGAAATGTCGTTGCAGCTTCCCACTCACTATGTGAAGAGTGTGTGCTTAGCATGTGAACTGAAAGAATAGTGCACTGTTCCTGAGACTTCTAGCTCTGAAAACTCACCTGTTAGGTAAATTTCTAGCTGCAGgatttattgttttgtttaataaaagtGAGACTAGTGAGTTTAGTATACTGTAATCATCAGTAGGCAGTGCTGATGCTTCTGGTACGTAAAATAGTATAGAGAGAACACTGGTACTTTGCATTGACAGATACAGAGTAAACTGCactcaaaagaacattttcttctaaATATCAGCTAAATAGCTGTTGGTATAAGCCCTTCCTAAAAGCCATTTCAAAATTGATTGCTATGATTCTAAATATTCttgttattttctcttaattttatcTTGTGCTTTTGCTGGTAGTTCTGATATGCTGCCATGTatatacatttcagaaaaaaacctgaaattcaCATCTGGAGAAAAGATTTGTAACTGAAGGATAAGTTAAAGTCTGCAACTCAGAAGTTAGTGAGCAGTTAGTTATACGTGCAGTACTACTGAAACAAAGCTGGTCAAGAAAATGATTTTCATCTGTGGAAcactgaagaaaaacttcttcagaattgttcttttaatatatatttttcagtggATGAGCATGGGGGAAGATATGTGGAAAGTACCCCCCTTGCCTCATAGTAGAAGGTAAAAACAGAgcacaaatgggaagaaaataaaaaaagaatgttttgagCGAGgtaaaaaatgaaagattttgaaTATGACACTTAAGTAAAACTaattcagagaaaacaaaggctttttttccacTAAGAACTTATTGACTGAGTTTATACTGAAGTTGGTAAATGAAGTTCCAGCAGTAATAATTGGGTGGGTTTTATGCAAGCTAGAGTCGTAGGCAACTCTCTCTCCAATAGCAGTTTGCCATAGGATAGCAGCAGCATAAATTTTCCTAAACATTAAGTGCATTTCACCTTCATTTTTCAGTGGGATAACTGAGAAGTTTACTCTTTTCTCCTCATGATCcaactttggtttttttaaatgacctaTAGCTATAAACCATTGTCAACAATGAAGTCTGACTTAACTGCAGTTCAATTTtgacacttctttcttttcctgtgttctcCCAGAAGGTATTGCACTCAATAATCTGAGTTGATAGCAATTTCCTGACCAGTGAGTGGCTAGTGTCTTGGTGACTGTAGTATTGATAGTACTTTCTTCCTGTGAAATAATTGATCTGAATAGCTTAATTTCTGTCAGTTTTTAGGACTCTAACGCTGTTGATGATAAATACA from Chroicocephalus ridibundus chromosome 9, bChrRid1.1, whole genome shotgun sequence encodes:
- the PCDH11X gene encoding protocadherin-11 X-linked isoform X3, which gives rise to MDLLSGTYLLAVLLACIVYQSGAQEKNYTVREELPENVLIGNLLKDLNLTLHPDVPLSSPLQFKLVYKTGDVPLVRVEENTGEIFTTANRIDREKLCSGIFSENRCFYEVEVAVLPDEVFRLVKIRFLIEDINDNAPLFPSTVINISIPENTAINSRYSVPSAIDPDIGVNGIQHYELLKPKTAPKRTFGSITNDQGQNVFGLDIIETPEGDKWPQLIVQQILDREQKDTYVMKIKVEDGGSPPRSSTAILQVTVTDVNDNRPVFKENDIEVSVPENAPVGTSVSQLHATDADLGSNAQIHFYFSNQISSLAKRLFAIDNTTGLITIRERLDREESPVHKLTVLASDGSSTPSRATVTVNVTDINDNVPSIDTRYIINPVNGTVLLSEKAPLNTKIALITVMDKDADLNGKVTCFTDHDVPFRLKPVFDNQFLLETATFLDYEATREYAIKIVASDSGKPPLNQSAMLLIKIKDENDNSPVFTQPIIGLSIPENNAPGTQLTKISATDADSGRNAEISYILGSDAPPIFNLDRRTGILTAVRKLDREKQDRYSFTVLAKDNGMPPLQTNATVTVSVLDQNDNSPAFTHNEYNFYVPENLPMYGTVGLITVTDADSGENAAVTLSILNGRDNFIIDPLTGVIRPNITFDREQQGSYTFQVKAVDGGRLQRSSTAKVTINVVDVNDNRPVFVIPSSNYSYELVPTSATPGSVVTRVFAVDNDTGMNAELRYSIIGGNSRGLFTIDQLTGNITLKEKVITSDHGLHRLVIKVNDLGQPESLYTIALVHLFVNETVTNSSYIQELVRRNMETPIGQNIGDGEITPQTNDYVKIIIAIIAGTMTVILVIFVTALVRCRQTPRHKVVQKNKQSGEWVSPNQENRQIKKKKKKKKRSPKSLLLNFVTIEESKPDDPGHEHINGTLDIPVELEEQTMGKYNWATTPTTFKPDSPDLAKHYKSASPQPTFQIKPETPVPPKKHHVIQELPLDNTFVVGCDSLSKCSSSSSDPYSVSECSCQGGFKTPGSIHTRQL
- the PCDH11X gene encoding protocadherin-11 X-linked isoform X2, encoding MDLLSGTYLLAVLLACIVYQSGAQEKNYTVREELPENVLIGNLLKDLNLTLHPDVPLSSPLQFKLVYKTGDVPLVRVEENTGEIFTTANRIDREKLCSGIFSENRCFYEVEVAVLPDEVFRLVKIRFLIEDINDNAPLFPSTVINISIPENTAINSRYSVPSAIDPDIGVNGIQHYELLKGQNVFGLDIIETPEGDKWPQLIVQQILDREQKDTYVMKIKVEDGGSPPRSSTAILQVTVTDVNDNRPVFKENDIEVSVPENAPVGTSVSQLHATDADLGSNAQIHFYFSNQISSLAKRLFAIDNTTGLITIRERLDREESPVHKLTVLASDGSSTPSRATVTVNVTDINDNVPSIDTRYIINPVNGTVLLSEKAPLNTKIALITVMDKDADLNGKVTCFTDHDVPFRLKPVFDNQFLLETATFLDYEATREYAIKIVASDSGKPPLNQSAMLLIKIKDENDNSPVFTQPIIGLSIPENNAPGTQLTKISATDADSGRNAEISYILGSDAPPIFNLDRRTGILTAVRKLDREKQDRYSFTVLAKDNGMPPLQTNATVTVSVLDQNDNSPAFTHNEYNFYVPENLPMYGTVGLITVTDADSGENAAVTLSILNGRDNFIIDPLTGVIRPNITFDREQQGSYTFQVKAVDGGRLQRSSTAKVTINVVDVNDNRPVFVIPSSNYSYELVPTSATPGSVVTRVFAVDNDTGMNAELRYSIIGGNSRGLFTIDQLTGNITLKEKVITSDHGLHRLVIKVNDLGQPESLYTIALVHLFVNETVTNSSYIQELVRRNMETPIGQNIGDGEITPQTNDYVKIIIAIIAGTMTVILVIFVTALVRCRQTPRHKVVQKNKQSGEWVSPNQENRQIKKKKKKKKRSPKSLLLNFVTIEESKPDDPGHEHINGTLDIPVELEEQTMGKYNWATTPTTFKPDSPDLAKHYKSASPQPTFQIKPETPVPPKKHHVIQELPLDNTFVVGCDSLSKCSSSSSDPYSVSECSCQGGFKTPGSIHTRQHTKEMGRPQTPLKETTLEPWTQPQPQRRVTFHLPDGSQESCSDSGLGDHEPTSGAGTSHPLPLGFPQEEYYEQASPNSRTEGDGNSDPESTIEVNLQKALAEASETCTQECLILGHSDNCWMPPSLTQYQQSNTPLPSFGFQQGWGRGARPEGRHTLGRPLPKDDTDKGQGGPRPQFYNTCERHCASEDPVKVIPLANFATSHQAPVSGSSTTFIHEHQL
- the PCDH11X gene encoding protocadherin-11 X-linked isoform X1, with amino-acid sequence MDLLSGTYLLAVLLACIVYQSGAQEKNYTVREELPENVLIGNLLKDLNLTLHPDVPLSSPLQFKLVYKTGDVPLVRVEENTGEIFTTANRIDREKLCSGIFSENRCFYEVEVAVLPDEVFRLVKIRFLIEDINDNAPLFPSTVINISIPENTAINSRYSVPSAIDPDIGVNGIQHYELLKPKTAPKRTFGSITNDQGQNVFGLDIIETPEGDKWPQLIVQQILDREQKDTYVMKIKVEDGGSPPRSSTAILQVTVTDVNDNRPVFKENDIEVSVPENAPVGTSVSQLHATDADLGSNAQIHFYFSNQISSLAKRLFAIDNTTGLITIRERLDREESPVHKLTVLASDGSSTPSRATVTVNVTDINDNVPSIDTRYIINPVNGTVLLSEKAPLNTKIALITVMDKDADLNGKVTCFTDHDVPFRLKPVFDNQFLLETATFLDYEATREYAIKIVASDSGKPPLNQSAMLLIKIKDENDNSPVFTQPIIGLSIPENNAPGTQLTKISATDADSGRNAEISYILGSDAPPIFNLDRRTGILTAVRKLDREKQDRYSFTVLAKDNGMPPLQTNATVTVSVLDQNDNSPAFTHNEYNFYVPENLPMYGTVGLITVTDADSGENAAVTLSILNGRDNFIIDPLTGVIRPNITFDREQQGSYTFQVKAVDGGRLQRSSTAKVTINVVDVNDNRPVFVIPSSNYSYELVPTSATPGSVVTRVFAVDNDTGMNAELRYSIIGGNSRGLFTIDQLTGNITLKEKVITSDHGLHRLVIKVNDLGQPESLYTIALVHLFVNETVTNSSYIQELVRRNMETPIGQNIGDGEITPQTNDYVKIIIAIIAGTMTVILVIFVTALVRCRQTPRHKVVQKNKQSGEWVSPNQENRQIKKKKKKKKRSPKSLLLNFVTIEESKPDDPGHEHINGTLDIPVELEEQTMGKYNWATTPTTFKPDSPDLAKHYKSASPQPTFQIKPETPVPPKKHHVIQELPLDNTFVVGCDSLSKCSSSSSDPYSVSECSCQGGFKTPGSIHTRQHTKEMGRPQTPLKETTLEPWTQPQPQRRVTFHLPDGSQESCSDSGLGDHEPTSGAGTSHPLPLGFPQEEYYEQASPNSRTEGDGNSDPESTIEVNLQKALAEASETCTQECLILGHSDNCWMPPSLTQYQQSNTPLPSFGFQQGWGRGARPEGRHTLGRPLPKDDTDKGQGGPRPQFYNTCERHCASEDPVKVIPLANFATSHQAPVSGSSTTFIHEHQL